From Primulina huaijiensis isolate GDHJ02 chromosome 15, ASM1229523v2, whole genome shotgun sequence, one genomic window encodes:
- the LOC140959298 gene encoding uncharacterized protein codes for MHTSTQGRGRGRVQGTTEIFEDGAYDRFRRMNPPEFIGGADPLVALEWVKSLEAIIDYLKFIDQDKVSCAVFMLVKSARIWWEATKVTVNVRQLKWDEFKELFYAKYFSREVKAKKVKEFLELRQDALSVTEYTLKFEEGCVFVPFIAENDKDKAEHFLRGLKPEIRRDVHMSKVVKYQDIVERALLAEHDEQEIEKERQLRRQAFQARGQGASANVCGGHKGKCKIEQRSKPPVPPSDTERLVCPKCGKPHKGECLGVEEDVLDARRWDTRQ; via the coding sequence ATGCACACCTCGACTcagggtcgtggtcgtggaagagTTCAAGGCACAACAGAAATTTTTGAAGATGGTGCATATGATCGTTTCAGACGTATGAACCCTCCGGAGTTTATAGGTGGTGCCGATCCACTCGtagctcttgaatgggtcaAATCATTGGAGGCTATAATTGATTACTTGAAGTTCATTGATCAAGACAAGGTTAGTTGTGCTGTCTTCATGTTAGTCAAATCTGCTCGCATCTGGTGGGAAGCTACAAAAGTGACTGTCAATGTACGCCAGTTAAAATGGGATGAGTTCAAAGAGTTATTTTATGCCAAATACTTTTCACGTGAAGTAAAAGCCAAGAAGGTGAAGGAATTTCTGGAATTGAGGCAGGATGCTTTGTCTGTTACTGAGTATACGTTGAAGTTTGAGGAAGGATGTGTTTTTGTTCCTTTTATTGCTGAGAATGATAAAGATAAAGCAGAACACTTCCTTCGTGGTTTGAAGCCAGAGATTCGAAGAGATGTTCATATGTCTAAAGTGGTGAAATATCAAGACATCGTGGAGCGAGCTTTGCTTGCTGAGCATGATGAACAAGAGATTGAGAAAGAGAGACAGTTGAGGAGGCAAGCTTTCCAAGCTAGAGGACAAGGTGCAAGTGCAAATGTTTGTGGTGGCCACAAAGGTAAGTGTAAGATCGAGCAGCGCTCTAAACCTCCCGTGCCTCCTTCTGATACTGAACGACTGGTATGTCCTAAGTGTGGAAAGCCACACAAGGGTGAGTGTTTAGGGGTAGAGGAAGATGTTTTAGATGCAAGGAGATGGGACACACGGCAATGA